One Neodiprion pinetum isolate iyNeoPine1 chromosome 1, iyNeoPine1.2, whole genome shotgun sequence genomic window carries:
- the LOC138190768 gene encoding putative nuclease HARBI1 codes for MAEGHLAIDVLNLDYRVMRLEQTLERKLMRREQDSFDLTNEEFIELYRINPQLAADLIDTLQPSLQRVRDSGLLVQTQVLTAVRFYATGYYQRPVGDQCDISLSQSSVSRCIRDVTNAINERLLKQWVQFPMTPEDRQRAASQFVTARQPFQGAIGAIDCTHVALFGPREHQVAYVNHHGYHSLNVPAICDPNLTTLNINARYPGARNDTYIWSTSSVRRIMEREYNRGERTFLIGDQGYPLEPCLTLLPNEREGTPRFNYNQSLCSARNCIERLFGALKSTWRCLSKHRVLQYEPEMAGKIVIACAVLHNMRIDFGLQPDMYEDPNEYVMNIPNMANMDDDDDNNLPPLALARRIQDRLIHA; via the exons aTGGCAGAGGGTCATCTTGCGATAGATGTATTAAATTTAGATTATAGAGTCATGCGTTTAGAACAAACATTAGAACGCAAGTTGATGCGAAGAGAGCAAGACTCATTTGATTTAACAAATGAAGAGTTTATTGAGTTATACCGCATAAACCCACAACTTGCAGCAGACCTGATTGACACTCTACAGCCTAGTTTACAACGTGTGAGGGACAGTGGACTCTTAGTCCAAACACAA GTATTAACAGCTGTGAGATTTTATGCTACCGGTTATTATCAACGTCCAGTAGGAGACCAGTGCGATATCTCATTAAGTCAGTCATCAGTGAGCCGGTGCATTCGTGATGTCACAAATGCTATCAATGAACGATTACTAAAGCAATGGGTACAATTTCCCATGACTCCGGAAGACCGGCAACGAGCAGCATCTCAATTTGTCACCGCACGTCAACCATTTCAAGGAGCTATTGGAGCAATTGATTGCACTCATGTCGCATTGTTTGGGCCTAGAGAACATCAGGTGGCATATGTTAATCACCATGGATATCACTCACTCAATGTGCCAGCG ATATGTGATCCTAATTTAACGACATTAAACATCAATGCACGTTATCCTGGGGCAAGAAATGACACATACATATGGAGTACATCCTCTGTACGACGCATAATGGAGCGTGAATATAATCGAGGAGAAAGAACGTTTCTGATTG GTGACCAGGGTTACCCCTTGGAACCATGCCTGACTCTATTACCTAATGAACGAGAAGGAACCCCACGtttcaattataatcaatCGTTGTGTAGTGCAAGAAACTGTATTGAACGATTGTTTGGAGCGCTTAAAAGTACGTGGAGGTGTCTTTCTAAACACAGAGTTTTGCAATATGAGCCTGAAATGgctggaaaaattgttattgcCTGCGCAGTATTACACAATATGCGTATTGATTTTGGGCTACAACCAGATATGTATGAGGATCCAAATGAATATGTGATGAATATACCTAACATGGCGAACAtggatgatgatgacgacAATAATCTTCCGCCTCTTGCACTTGCTCGCCGTATTCAAGATCGGTTAATACATGCATGA